The following coding sequences lie in one Nycticebus coucang isolate mNycCou1 chromosome 18, mNycCou1.pri, whole genome shotgun sequence genomic window:
- the NPTX1 gene encoding neuronal pentraxin-1, with protein MQAGRAARTCALLALCLLGSGAQDFGPTRFICTSVPVDADMCTASVATGGAEELRSNVLQLRETVLQQKETILSQKETIRELTTKLGRCESQSTLDTGAGEARAGGGRKQPGSGKNTMGDLSRTPASETLSQLGQTLQSLKTRLENLEQYSRLNSSSQTNSLKDLLQSKIDDLERQVLSRVNTLEEGKGGPKNDTEERVRIESALTSLHQRISELEKGQKDNRPGDKFQLTFPLRTNYMYAKVKKSLPEMYAFTVCMWLKSSAAPGVGTPFSYAVPGQANELVLIEWGSNPMEILINDKVAKLPFVINDGKWHHICVTWTTRDGVWEAYQDGTQGGSGENLAPYHPIKPQGVLVLGQEQDTLGGGFDATQAFVGELAHFNIWDRKLTPGEVYNLATCSTKALSGNVIAWAESHIEIYGGATKWTFEACRQIN; from the exons ATGCAGGCCGGCCGCGCCGCGCGCACCTGTGCGCTGCTCGCCCTCTGCCTCCTGGGCAGCGGGGCCCAGGATTTTGGGCCGACGCGCTTCATCTGCACCTCGGTGCCCGTGGACGCCGACATGTGCACCGCGTCCGTGGCCACCGGCGGCGCGGAGGAGCTCCGAAGCAACGTGCTGCAGCTCCGCGAGACCGTGCTGCAGCAGaaggagaccatcctgagccagaaggagaccATCCGCGAGCTGACCACCAAGCTGGGCCGCTGCGAGAGCCAGAGCACGCTGGACACCGGCGCGGGCGAGGCCAGGGCGGGAGGCGGCCGCAAGCAGCCCGGCTCGGGCAAGAACACGATGGGCGACCTGTCCCGGACACCGGCTTCCGAGACGCTCAGCCAACTCGGGCAAACTTTGCAATCGCTCAAAACCCGCCTGGAGAACCTCGAG CAGTACAGCCGCCTCAATTCCTCCAGTCAGACCAACAGCCTCAAGGATCTGCTGCAGAGCAAGATCGATGACCTGGAGAGGCAGGTGCTGTCTCGGGTCAACACTCTGGAGGAGGGCAAAGGAGGCCCCAAGAACGACACGGAGGAGCGGGTCAGGATCGAGAGCGCCCTGACCTCGCTGCACCAGCGCATCAGCGAGCTGGAGAAAG GTCAGAAAGACAACCGCCCTGGAGACAAGTTCCAGCTCACGTTCCCACTGCGGACCAACTACATGTACGCCAAGGTGAAGAAGAGCCTGCCGGAGATGTACGCCTTCACCGTGTGCATGTGGCTCAAGTCCAGTGCGGCGCCAGGGGTGGGCACACCCTTCTCCTACGCTGTGCCTGGCCAGGCCAATGAGCTAGTCCTGATTGAGTGGGGCAGCAACCCCATGGAGATCCTCATCAACGACAAG GTGGCCAAGCTGCCCTTTGTGATCAATGACGGAAAGTGGCACCACATCTGTGTCACCTGGACCACACGGGATGGCGTCTGGGAGGCCTACCAGGATGGCACCCAGGGCGGCAGTGGGGAGAACCTGGCACCCTATCACCCCATCAAACCCCAGGGTGTGCTGGTGCTGGGCCAGGAGCAG GACACTCTGGGTGGTGGGTTTGATGCCACTCAAGCATTTGTGGGTGAGCTGGCCCACTTCAACATCTGGGACCGCAAGCTGACCCCAGGAGAGGTGTACAACCTGGCCACCTGCAGCACCAAGGCCCTCTCTGGCAACGTTATCGCCTGGGCCGAGTCCCACATCGAGATCTACGGCGGTGCCACCAAGTGGACATTCGAGGCCTGTCGTCAGATCAACTGA